From Sardina pilchardus chromosome 9, fSarPil1.1, whole genome shotgun sequence, a single genomic window includes:
- the nat8l2 gene encoding N-acetyltransferase 8-like 2 encodes MHLVIRRFRPSDGDAIRALFRDGIEEHITPTFTHAMTRPLYVGLTLLLCVGGYLLGGWVLAACAAGAWVALVYYCSYELYAGYVKARLRTDMQDIQRSYLSDPDNSFFVAEAEVDGRAECMGMVAVAGKTDPGSGQRYGELFRMIVSSACRRVGLGRRLAQTAIDFCKEHGCSKVVLETSSTQRAAVALYEKMGFTLTHTHTTTESPQWVTWLTRVIILRMEKPL; translated from the exons A TGCACCTGGTGATCAGACGTTTCCGGCCTAGCGATGGAGATGCCATCAGAGCTCTGTTTCGTGACGGGATTGAGGAGCACATCACCCCCACCTTCACCCACGCTATGACGCGGCCCCTCTACGTGGGCCTCaccctgctgctgtgtgtggggggatacCTGCTGGGGGGCTGGGTCCTCGCCGCCTGCGCTGCTGGGGCCTGGGTGGCGCTGGTGTATTACTGCAGCTACGAGCTGTACGCGGGATACGTCAAGGCCAGGCTCCGCACAGACATGCAAGACATCCAGCGGAGCTACCTCAGCGATCCCGACAACAGCTTCTTCGTGGCGGAGGCCGAGGTGGACGGGCGGGCCGAGTGCATGGGcatggtggcggtggcgggcaAAACGGACCCGGGTAGCGGACAGCGCTACGGCGAGCTGTTCCGAATGATCGTGTCGTCGGCGTGTCGTCGCGTGGGCCTCGGACGCCGGCTGGCCCAGACCGCCATCGACTTCTGCAAGGAGCACGGCTGCTCCAAGGTTGTCCTGGAAACCAGCTCCACGCAGAGGGCTGCTGTGGCGCTGTACGAGAAGATGggcttcacactcacacacactcacaccaccacaGAGTCACCGCAGTGGGTCACCTGGCTCACCAGGGTCATTATCCTGAGGATGGAGAAGCCCCTGTAA